One Azospirillum sp. TSA2s genomic region harbors:
- a CDS encoding FAD-binding oxidoreductase produces MTVIATTQPRAALTEEARAELTALLGDRFTTSLPVREHHGKDESYHTPCPPDGVAFANSTEEVSAIVKICAKHKLPVIPFGTGTSLEGGIAALAGGITIDLSGMQQILRVSPEDLDVTVQAGVTRKQLNEHLRDTGLFFPIDPGANASLGGMTATRASGTNAVRYGTMRENVLGLTVVLADGRVIKTGGRARKSAAGYDLTRLFVGSEGTLGIITEVTLKLYGIPEAVSSAVCAFQTIKGAVDTVIQTIQVGVPVARIELLDEVQIDAVNKYSKLDYAVAPTLFFEFHGTEAGVKEQAEMVAAIAQEHGGMEFAWATRPEDRSKLWQARHDAYYAALALRPGSKGWPTDVCVPISRLADCILETKQDLAESNMLAPMVGHVGDGNFHLVYVLDPENPAELAEAQRLADKMVTRALEMGGTCTGEHGIGYGKMAFLEQETGEAFNVMGDLKRAFDPDNLLNPGKVVRV; encoded by the coding sequence ATGACCGTCATCGCCACCACCCAGCCGCGCGCGGCCCTGACCGAGGAGGCTCGGGCCGAGCTGACGGCTCTGCTGGGCGACCGGTTCACCACCTCCCTGCCGGTGCGCGAGCATCACGGCAAGGACGAGTCCTATCACACGCCCTGTCCGCCGGATGGCGTCGCCTTCGCCAACTCGACTGAGGAAGTCAGCGCGATCGTGAAGATCTGCGCGAAGCACAAGCTGCCGGTCATCCCCTTCGGTACCGGCACCTCGCTTGAGGGTGGCATCGCCGCGCTGGCCGGCGGCATCACCATCGATCTGTCGGGCATGCAGCAGATCCTGCGCGTGAGCCCGGAGGATCTCGACGTCACCGTCCAGGCCGGCGTGACCCGCAAGCAATTGAACGAGCATCTGCGCGACACCGGCCTGTTCTTCCCCATCGATCCCGGCGCCAACGCCTCGTTGGGCGGCATGACGGCGACGCGGGCGAGCGGCACCAACGCCGTGCGCTATGGCACGATGCGCGAGAATGTCCTGGGCCTGACGGTGGTGCTCGCCGACGGCCGCGTCATCAAGACCGGCGGGCGGGCGCGCAAATCGGCGGCCGGCTACGACCTGACCCGCCTGTTCGTCGGCTCCGAAGGCACGCTCGGCATCATCACCGAGGTGACGCTGAAGCTCTACGGCATTCCGGAGGCCGTCTCGTCGGCCGTCTGCGCCTTCCAGACCATCAAGGGCGCGGTCGACACGGTGATCCAGACCATCCAGGTCGGCGTTCCGGTCGCCCGCATCGAACTGTTGGACGAGGTCCAGATCGACGCCGTCAACAAATACTCCAAGCTCGACTACGCGGTCGCTCCCACCCTGTTCTTCGAATTCCATGGCACCGAGGCCGGCGTGAAGGAGCAGGCGGAGATGGTCGCCGCCATCGCGCAGGAACATGGCGGCATGGAGTTCGCCTGGGCCACCCGGCCGGAAGACCGCAGCAAGCTCTGGCAGGCCCGGCACGACGCCTACTACGCCGCGCTCGCCCTGCGTCCAGGGTCGAAGGGCTGGCCGACCGACGTTTGCGTGCCGATCTCGCGCCTTGCCGACTGCATTCTGGAAACCAAGCAGGATCTGGCCGAGTCCAACATGCTGGCCCCGATGGTCGGCCATGTCGGTGACGGCAACTTCCACCTCGTCTATGTCCTCGACCCGGAGAACCCGGCCGAGTTGGCCGAGGCCCAGCGCCTTGCCGACAAGATGGTGACCCGCGCGTTGGAAATGGGCGGCACCTGCACCGGCGAACACGGCATCGGTTACGGCAAGATGGCATTCCTGGAACAGGAGACCGGCGAAGCGTTCAACGTCATGGGCGATCTGAAGCGCGCCTTCGATCCGGACAATCTGCTGAATCCGGGCAAGGTGGTGCGGGTGTAG
- the ettA gene encoding energy-dependent translational throttle protein EttA, producing the protein MASYQYVYVMKGLSKVYPGGKKVLDNIWLSFLPGVKIGVLGVNGAGKSTLMKIMAGLDKDYSGEAWAAEGAKVGYLSQEPQLDPTKNVQENVMEALKETKALLDRFNEVSNLMADPDADFDALLAEQGELQEKIDAADAWDIDRTVEIAMDALRCPPGDADVTKLSGGERRRVALCKLLLEKPDLLLLDEPTNHLDAESVAWLQKHLEDYKGTVVLVTHDRYFLDSVTGWILELDRGSGIPWEGNYSSWLEQKQKRLEQEGRQEEARQKQLATELEWIRQSPRARQAKSKARITAYETLLAESAKEQGGETRIVIPVPPRLGNVVIEAENIAKGFGDRLLIDGLSFRLPPGGIVGVIGPNGAGKTTLFRMITGQDGPDAGTFRVGDTVKLGYVDQSRDSLDAKKTVWEEISDGLDLVELGKKTMPSRAYVSSFNFRGPDQQKKVGQLSGGERNRVHLAKMLKSGANVLLLDEPTNDLDVDTLRALEDALQAFAGCAVVISHDRWFLDRIATHILAFEGESHVEWFEGNFQDYEADKKRRLGADADQPHRIKYKPLVRS; encoded by the coding sequence ATGGCGTCCTACCAGTATGTCTATGTCATGAAGGGCCTGAGCAAGGTCTATCCTGGCGGCAAGAAGGTTCTCGACAACATCTGGCTGTCGTTCCTGCCGGGTGTGAAGATCGGCGTGCTCGGCGTCAACGGCGCCGGTAAGTCGACCCTGATGAAGATCATGGCCGGTCTGGACAAGGACTACTCCGGCGAGGCCTGGGCGGCCGAGGGCGCCAAGGTCGGCTACCTCTCGCAGGAGCCGCAGCTGGACCCGACCAAGAACGTCCAGGAAAACGTCATGGAGGCGCTGAAGGAGACGAAGGCGCTGCTCGACCGCTTCAACGAAGTGTCGAACCTGATGGCCGATCCGGACGCCGATTTCGACGCGCTGCTGGCCGAACAGGGCGAGCTGCAGGAGAAGATCGATGCGGCCGACGCCTGGGACATCGACCGCACGGTCGAGATCGCCATGGACGCCCTGCGCTGCCCGCCGGGCGACGCCGACGTGACCAAGCTGTCGGGCGGTGAGCGCCGCCGCGTCGCTCTCTGCAAGCTGCTGCTGGAAAAGCCCGACCTGCTGCTGCTCGACGAGCCGACCAACCACCTCGACGCCGAATCGGTCGCCTGGCTGCAGAAGCACCTGGAGGACTACAAGGGCACCGTCGTGCTGGTCACCCACGACCGTTACTTCCTGGACAGCGTCACCGGCTGGATCCTCGAACTCGACCGTGGGTCGGGCATTCCGTGGGAAGGCAACTACTCGTCCTGGCTGGAGCAGAAGCAGAAGCGCCTGGAGCAGGAAGGCCGCCAGGAGGAAGCCCGGCAGAAGCAGCTGGCCACCGAACTGGAGTGGATCCGGCAGTCCCCGCGCGCCCGTCAGGCCAAGAGCAAGGCGCGCATCACCGCCTACGAGACGCTGTTGGCCGAAAGCGCCAAGGAGCAGGGCGGCGAGACGCGGATCGTCATCCCGGTGCCGCCGCGCCTGGGCAACGTCGTCATCGAGGCGGAGAACATCGCCAAGGGCTTCGGCGACCGCCTGCTGATCGACGGCCTGTCCTTCCGGCTGCCGCCGGGCGGCATCGTCGGCGTCATCGGCCCGAACGGCGCCGGCAAGACCACGCTGTTCCGCATGATCACCGGGCAGGACGGGCCGGACGCCGGCACCTTCCGCGTCGGCGACACGGTGAAGCTCGGCTATGTCGACCAGAGCCGCGACAGCCTGGACGCCAAGAAGACGGTGTGGGAGGAAATCTCCGACGGGCTGGATCTGGTCGAGCTTGGCAAGAAGACCATGCCCAGCCGCGCCTATGTCTCCAGCTTCAACTTCCGCGGCCCCGACCAGCAGAAGAAGGTCGGCCAGCTGTCGGGCGGTGAGCGCAACCGCGTCCACCTCGCCAAGATGCTGAAGTCCGGCGCCAACGTCCTGCTGCTCGACGAACCGACCAACGACCTGGACGTCGATACGCTGCGGGCGCTGGAAGACGCGCTGCAGGCGTTCGCCGGCTGCGCCGTGGTCATCAGCCACGATCGCTGGTTCCTCGATCGCATCGCCACCCACATCCTGGCCTTCGAGGGCGAAAGCCACGTCGAATGGTTCGAAGGCAACTTCCAGGATTACGAGGCCGACAAGAAGCGCCGCCTGGGCGCCGACGCCGACCAGCCGCACCGCATCAAGTACAAGCCGCTGGTCCGCAGCTGA
- a CDS encoding YsnF/AvaK domain-containing protein encodes MTKTIVALYDHRSDAETASRDLQAAGFESSAIEILSHGDLIGGGWSGGTSATGTGMGTTTGDASLGAASGMARTDLSTGYVASPNTVPGSGIGTGTTATGTAGYTGSTTGTGSGGMLTRLAGWGVPNRDAEVYAEGVRRGGSLLKVRLDEDDVDRAMEVLERGNVVDVEERGSAYRESGWTGYDETADYYDDRSAEEERLRYSPGRTTTEGTGLTGAAAAMRDVNTERTRSGTSEREEQIPVVEEQVNIGKRTVERGGVRVRSYVVETPVEEQVRLRDETVTVERRPGGMVEGSTEVPADAFRERTIEVTETDEEAVVSKTAHVRETVVVRKDVEERAQSVRDTVRRTEVEIEDTRDENLRDRRTDRSDDVTR; translated from the coding sequence ATGACCAAGACCATCGTCGCCCTCTACGACCACCGATCCGACGCCGAAACCGCCTCGCGCGACCTGCAGGCCGCCGGTTTCGAGTCCAGCGCCATCGAAATCCTGTCGCACGGCGACCTAATCGGCGGCGGCTGGAGCGGCGGGACGTCCGCGACCGGAACCGGTATGGGCACCACCACCGGCGACGCGTCGCTAGGCGCGGCCAGCGGCATGGCCCGCACCGACCTGTCCACCGGCTATGTCGCCTCGCCCAACACAGTGCCGGGCAGCGGCATCGGGACCGGCACGACGGCGACGGGGACCGCGGGCTACACGGGCTCCACGACAGGCACCGGTTCGGGGGGCATGCTGACCCGCCTCGCCGGCTGGGGAGTCCCGAACCGGGATGCGGAGGTCTATGCCGAAGGCGTCCGCCGCGGCGGCTCGCTGCTGAAGGTCCGGTTGGACGAGGACGATGTCGACCGCGCCATGGAGGTGCTGGAGCGCGGCAATGTGGTGGATGTCGAGGAACGCGGCAGCGCCTATCGCGAATCCGGCTGGACCGGCTACGACGAGACCGCCGACTATTATGACGACCGTTCGGCGGAAGAGGAGCGGCTGCGCTATTCGCCGGGCCGCACCACCACCGAAGGGACCGGCCTGACCGGCGCCGCGGCGGCCATGCGCGACGTGAACACCGAACGCACCCGCAGCGGCACGTCCGAACGCGAGGAGCAGATCCCGGTTGTCGAGGAGCAGGTCAATATCGGCAAGCGCACCGTCGAGCGCGGTGGCGTCCGCGTCCGCAGCTATGTCGTCGAGACGCCGGTCGAGGAGCAGGTGCGCCTGCGTGACGAGACGGTCACCGTCGAGCGCCGCCCCGGCGGCATGGTGGAGGGCAGCACCGAGGTTCCGGCCGACGCCTTCCGCGAACGCACCATCGAGGTGACGGAGACCGACGAGGAAGCGGTGGTCAGCAAGACCGCCCATGTCCGCGAGACGGTCGTTGTCCGCAAGGACGTCGAGGAGCGCGCCCAGAGCGTCCGCGACACCGTCCGCCGCACCGAGGTCGAGATCGAGGATACGCGGGACGAGAACCTGCGCGACCGCCGCACCGACCGGTCGGACGACGTCACCCGCTAA
- a CDS encoding YaiI/YqxD family protein has translation MEIYVDADACPVKAEIYKVAGRTGCKVWIVANAPLRLPTECMAELVVVSDGFDAADNWIAEQAGPTDIVVTADIQLADRCVKRNAVVIGPTGRPFTPDSVGSALATRALMQDLRDMGVVGGGNAPMSQRDKSQFLQTLDQAVQALKAGRRPKFR, from the coding sequence GTGGAAATCTACGTCGATGCCGACGCCTGCCCGGTCAAGGCCGAGATTTACAAGGTCGCCGGCCGCACCGGCTGCAAGGTGTGGATCGTCGCCAACGCGCCCTTGCGCCTGCCGACCGAGTGCATGGCGGAGCTGGTGGTGGTCAGCGATGGCTTCGACGCCGCCGACAACTGGATCGCCGAACAGGCCGGCCCGACCGACATCGTGGTGACCGCCGACATCCAGCTTGCCGACCGTTGCGTGAAGCGCAACGCGGTGGTGATCGGCCCGACCGGGCGGCCCTTCACGCCGGACAGCGTCGGCTCGGCGCTCGCCACCCGCGCGCTGATGCAGGATTTGCGCGACATGGGCGTGGTCGGCGGCGGCAACGCGCCGATGAGCCAGCGCGACAAATCGCAGTTCCTGCAGACGCTGGACCAAGCGGTGCAGGCGCTGAAGGCGGGGCGCCGGCCGAAGTTCCGGTGA